CTTCAATTACCTGGAGAAGCTCGAGGGTGGTGCAACCCTGAACGAAATCAACGGCCACGCCGCACAGCTCGGTGACGACGCCGGCGAACTTCCGGCCGACCACGCCCACCAGTGCTTCCTCGAATTCGCCGAAAGCATTCTGCCGCAGTCCGTGCTGCGCGCAGCGATCACCGCAGCCTACCGTCGCCCCGAGCAGGAAGTGGTGCCGATGCTGCTGGAGCAGGCACGCCTGCCGGCCCCGCTGGCCGAAGCGACCAACAAGATGGCCGCAGGCCTGGCCGACAAGCTGCGCAACCAGAAGAGCGCCAGCGGCCGCGCCGGCATCGTCCAGGGCCTGCTGCAGGAGTTCTCGCTGTCGTCCCAGGAAGGCGTGGCGTTGATGTGCCTGGCCGAAGCCCTGCTGCGCATCCCCGACAAAGGTACCCGCGACGCGCTGATCCGCGACAAGATCAGCACGGGCAACTGGCAGCCACACCTGGGCAACAGCCCATCGCTGTTCGTCAATGCCGCCACCTGGGGCCTGCTGCTGACTGGCAAGCTCGTCTCCACCCACAACGAATCCGGCCTGACCTCCTCGCTCACCCGCATCATCGGCAAGAGTGGCGAGCCGATGATCCGCAAGGGTGTCGACATGGCCATGCGCCTGATGGGCGAGCAATTCGTCACCGGCGAGACCATCGCCGAAGCCCTGGCCAACGCCAGCCGCTTCGAATCCAAGGGCTTCCGCTACAGCTACGACATGCTCGGCGAAGCCGCGCTGACCGAGCACGACGCCCAGAAGTACCTGGCCTCCTACGAGCAGGCGATCCACTCGATCGGCAAGGCCTCGCACGGGCGCGGCATCTATGAAGGCCCGGGCATCTCGATCAAGCTCTCGGCGCTGCACCCGCGCTACAGCCGCGCGCAATACGAGCGCGTGATGGAAGAACTGTACCCGCGCCTGCTGTCGCTGACCCAACTGGCCAAGCACTACGACATCGGCCTGAACATCGACGCGGAGGAAGCCGACCGCCTGGAGCTGTCGCTGGACCTGCTCGAACGCCTGTGCTTCGAGCCGTCACTGGCGGGCTGGAACGGTATCGGTTTCGTCATCCAGGCCTACCAGAAGCGCTGCCCGTACGTGATCGACTCGGTCATCGACCTGGCCAAGCGCAGCCGTCACCGCCTGATGATCCGCCTGGTCAAGGGCGCCTACTGGGACAGCGAGATCAAGCGCGCCCAGGTCGAAGGCCTGGAGGGGTACCCGGTCTACACCCGCAAGGTCTATACCGACGTGTCCTACATCGCCTGCGCCCGCAAGCTGTTGTCGGTGCCGGAAGCCATCTACCCGCAGTTCGCCACGCACAACGCCCACACCTTGTCGGCCATCTACCATATTGCCGGCCAGAACTATTACCCAGGCCAGTACGAGTTCCAGTGCCTGCACGGCATGGGCGAGCCTCTGTACGAGCAGGTCGTCGGCAAGATCGCCGATGGCAAGCTGAACCGTCCGTGCCGTGTCTATGCGCCGGTCGGCACCCACGAAACCCTGCTGGCCTACCTGGTGCGTCGTCTGCTGGAAAACGGCGCCAACACCTCGTTCGTCAACCGGATCGCCGACCACTCGATCTCCATCCAGGAACTGGTCGCCGACCCAGTCGCGAGCATCGAGCGCATGGCCACCCAGGAAGGCAGCATCGGCCTGCCGCATCCGCGCATTCCACTGCCGCGCGACCTCTATGGCAGCGAGCGCGCCAACTCGGCTGGCATCGACATGGCCAACGAACACCGCCTGGCGTCGCTGTCCTGCGCCATGCTGGCAACCGCACACAACGACTGGAAGGCTGCCCCGCTGCTGGCCTGCGCCACCAGCCAGGAAGCCGCTGCGCCAGTGCTCAACCCAGCCGATCACCGCGATGTGGTGGGCCATGTGCAAGAGGCGAGCGTCACCGACGTCGACAACGCCATCCAGTGTGCCCTCAATGCCGCGCCAATCTGGCAAGCCACCCCGCCGGCCGAGCGCGCCGCGATCCTGGAGCGCACCGCCGACCTGATGGAAGCCGAGATCCAGCCGCTGATGGGCCTGCTCATCCGCGAGGCTGGCAAGACCTTCGCCAACGCCATCGCCGAAGTGCGCGAAGCCGTGGACTTCCTGCGCTACTACGCAGTGCAGGCGCGCAACGACTTCAGCAACGACGCCTGCCGCCCGCTCGGCCCGGTCGTGTGCATCAGCCCATGGAACTTCCCTCTGGCGATCTTCACCGGCCAGGTGGCCGCCGCACTGGCCGCCGGTAACCCGGTGCTGGCCAAGCCGGCCGAACAGACCCCGCTGGTCGCGGCCCAGGCCGTGCGCCTGTTGCTCGAAGCCGGTATCCCTGAAGGCGTGCTGCAACTGCTGCCGGGGCGCGGCGAAACCGTCGGCGCCGGCCTGGTCGGCGACGAGCGGGTCAAGGGCGTGATGTTCACCGGCTCCACCGAAGTCGCGCGCCTGCTGCAACGCAACGTCGCCGGTCGCCTGGATGCCCAGGGTCGTCCGATCCCGCTGATCGCCGAAACCGGCGGGCAGAACGCGATGATCGTCGACTCTTCGGCGCTGACCGAACAGGTGGTGATCGATGTAGTGTCGTCGGCCTTCGACAGCGCCGGCCAGCGCTGCTCGGCGCTGCGCGTGCTGTGCCTGCAGGAAGATTCCGCCGACCGCGTGATCGAGATGCTCAAGGGCGCCATGGCGCAGAACCGCATGGGCAACCCCGAGCGCCTGTCGGTGGACATCGGCCCGGTGATCGACGCAGAAGCCAAGGCTGGCATCGAGAAGCACATCCAGGCCATGCGTGAGAAAGGTCGCAGCGTCTACCAGGTGGCCATCGCCGAATCCGAGGAGTGCAAGCGCGGCACCTTCGTCATGCCTACCCTGATCGAGCTGGAAAGCTTCGACGAACTCAAGCGCGAGATCTTCGGCCCGGTGCTGCACGTGGTGCGCTACAACCGCAAGCACCTCGACCAGCTGATCGCGCAGATCAACGCCTCCGGCTACGGCCTGACGCTGGGCGTGCACACCCGCATCGACGAGACCATCGCCAAGGTGGTGGACAACGTCAACGCCGGCAACATGTACGTCAACCGCAACATCGTCGGTGCCGTGGTCGGCGTGCAGCCATTCGGTGGTGAAGGGCTGTCCGGCACCGGCCCGAAAGCCGGTGGCCCGCTGTACCTGTACCGCCTGCTGTCGACCCGTCCGGCTGACGCCATCGCCCGCCACTTCCAGCGCGCCGACGGTGAGACCAAGGCCGACACCACCCTGCGCGACCAACTGCTCAAGCCGCTGCAGGTGCTCAAGGCCTGGGCTTCGAGCAACCAGCCCGAGCTGGTGGAACTGTGCGAGCAGTTCGCCGAACAGTCGCAAAGTGGCATCACCCGTGTCCTGCCTGGCCCGACCGGCGAGCGCAACACCTACACCGTATTGCCTCGCGAGCATGTGCTGTGCCTGGCCGACAACGAGGCTGACCTGCTCGCGCAGTTCGCCGCGGTGCTGGCAGTGGGCAGCTCGGCGGTGTGGGCCGACGGCGAGCCGGCCAAGGGCCTGCGCGGACGCCTGCCGAAAGAACTGCAAGGCAAGATCAAGCTGGTGGCCGACTGGAGCAAGGATGAAGTGGCGTTCGACGCGGTCATCCATCACGGCGACTCCGACCAGTTGCGTGCGGTGTGCCAGCAGGTCGCCAAGCGTGCCGGTGCCATCGTGGGTGTGCATGGGCTGTCCAGCGGTGATCAGCAGATCGCGCTGGAGCGGTTGGTGATCGAGCGTGCGGTGAGCGTGAATACCGCGGCTGCGGGGGGTAACGCCAGCCTGATGACCATCGGCTGACCGTACTGACGCCATCGCGGGCAAGCCCGCTCCCACCGGTTCAGCAGCGAAACGGTGGTCGCGGGCAACCCACCTATTGTTTTTTTTTCGATTTCCAGAACTTGAATCTGGATAAAACGGGTGACTTTTTGGTCACCGGTTGCTCCGGCAAAACATGCAAAAGCGTTATCTTTTGCAGGCTGGGCACATGCTTCTGGAGGTTATAATTTACCGCTCCACTCTCGGTAGATGTGGCCAGCAATACAGTCTGCTGGGTAATCGCATCAACCTTAGCTATAAAGTCCCCTGTCGCCACATCCTTCAGGCTGAAGACCTGTCTCGAGCTGATCGATACCTCGTCCGGTTCGCCTCTTGTGCCCCTGTGAATCTGGTATTCAGAGGCCGCGCCCGGGGCCGCTGACCATATGCCGCGCACCTGGCCTTCCTCGGTGAACGCCCCGCCGGCAGGCTCGATGGAGTAGAGTAAGCTGGTTATCTCGGCAGCAAGTGCTTGATGCGCAAGCATCGAAATAACCTCTAGCTGCTGCGGGCTGAAGTACTTCTCGACGTTGTGTACAAACAAGGGCGTTTCCTCGCCGTTTTCTATCAGAGTGTACGTGCTACGCATAAAGTCCTTGGCAAACTGTTCAGTCACCCCTAGATCCTCCGCGAGCTGCGCAGCCGGACCAAGAGCTTCTTGCTCGCTGTTGCCCGACGGACCTATGACCCTTTCCAGTTCAGTGGGTTGATACGCCTCACTCTCACGCATCCAATACACCGTTAATTTCTTTCGATGTTGCGTGTCGTGACTGACATTGCCCTTTAGTACAACCCCAGGCTTCAGATTTTTAAAAATCTCCGGAAACTCGATCAACTTGTCCAACGCAGCGAAGTCAGCCCCGAACTCCGACTCAAAACTGTGTAATCCGTTGGCATCCCTGCGCGTCACCGGATTGTTGCGCACCATGCAATACAAGTTAAGGCCATCCACCGCACCCGCCGGGTCTGCACTCAGCCACCGCCCGACCCACGGCTGGTAGTAGCGATAACCGTAGTAGTACAACCCAGTCGCATCTCGTTCCTTGCCTGAATAACGCAAGGTCTTGTAACTCCCTTCAAGCTCGCTACGGGCTGCCCACAACGCGGTTCCCCCAAAAGGGTAATACGCTTCATGGCTGATCAGTCTGCCCGCGCCGTCGACCTCCAGGATGCCGTTGCCCAGTGGCGTGTCGTAGCTGTAGCGCAGTTGATCGTTCTCCAACCCGTCAGGCACCTCGCTGCACCAGTGCAACATTCGCACCTGTGCATGACCGGGCTCACCGACCGAAATAACCTGCAACTCCTCCTCAAGGGAGGCATCGCGGGTAGTGCAGCGCAATTCAAGCCCGGGTAAATAGGTGACTCGAAGCGTGTGCTGGCTTGCAGCGCTCCACTGCGTGTTGACTTTCAGGACTCGCATGCTGGCATTGTCATAACGGTAGTGCTCATGGTCATCCTGCCCCTCCTCGCGTTGCTGGGAGATGACCTGATGCAACTCCCCTTGAGGCGTCCAGCACAAGGGATTGCCGGGTAACAGCGAGATCTGCTGACCCTTTGCCGTGAACAACGCCTCAACCTCGGCAGGTGTCTTCGCCATCATGCCCAGCACCGCCCGATTGCTGCGGTCACTGACTGCGATCTCGACGACACGACAGTGATTGCTAGCAGGCACCCGGTGCACCATGCGCGTCAGGTTGCCAGCAGTGTCATAGATAAAGTTGCGGGTATAACAGGTAAAGAGCGTCTCATCATGGGGAGAAGGAGACGGCGTGTTGTACTCTCCCGACCGCGATGACGCATTGACCTGCTCCCTTCCGCAGGCGCTGACCAATTGATAAAGGCTGTCGTAATGGTAGGTTGTCTGCGGTTCCGCCACCTGGTTGCGCCAGAACCGCCTATTGTCGGCCTCGTCACGTTCGCTCACCACATTGCCCACAGGGTCGAACGTATACCGCAAATCCTGCAGGAGCCTTGCACCCAGGGCATGACTCGCAGGCCGCTCGATCCGTAGCCGCGCCTGGCGTTGCGTTCGTGGCTCAAAGAAATAGGTGCTCAACACACCATTACCATGCAGTTCACGGGTCTTATGTCCACCTGCCAGGTAACTCGTCGACCGGACGATCTCGCACTCTTGAGCGCCTTTGCGCCTCAGCCAGCTTGCCTGGAGCCGACCCGCGATGTCATAGGTGACACGCCGCAGGTGCCCTGCTGCATCGACAATGCTCGATACTGTTCCGGTTGCGTCCACGACCGAACACGTAGTGCGCGCCTGTGCAATCGGCTCAAGTGCGCGATCCCATTCATCGACGCTTTCACCTTGCCAATCGACCACTGTCTGTACTTCATCTCCCTGCCCCAGAAGACGTCGGGTGACAGACAGCGTGGTCCCCGTCATGGCGATGGCGTCGTGCAGGGCAAGGCCAGCAGTGTCGTAAAGACGTATACAGCGACCCGCCAGGTTTCGCCCCCGCTCCAGTGCACTGCTATCCCCATAGACAAAGCGCTGGGTCATGCGGGGAACACCACCGCCAACTGTATCGCTGATGCTCGACAAACGGCCCGCCAGACCGTGAGCCTCGTACACCGATCGACGTACCACCGCCTGGCTGTAATCGTCACGCCCTTCTGCACCTGTCGCGATTGCAGTGATACGCACCAAAGGCCGACTATCGATATCAGCCAAGGCAACTTCAATACCCGCGTCGACACTCTGAACACGCAGCACTTTGCCAGCGAAATCGTTGGCCAACGCGAAGTTCACCAGACCGCGCCCAGCCATACGCGGGTCGCTGCTACGATCCAGGAAACCACTAGGATCGTGCCTGTGCCGCGTGATGAGCAGGGTGGTCTGCCCAAGCGCAAGCCCATCACGATGGCAGGTGATTTCCCGTACCTTCAGCTTGCGAGCAAACACCGATACCGATGGGGTTTGGCAATGGACTAATGGCGCGTTGCTGGTCATTGGGCAATGCTCCGGTGCGGGTCTAAATGGCAAGCAGCCCCCCAATCAGAGCTCAACGGGGATCCGACAAAGGCCTAGGCTCTGTCCTGAATGTGTCTGCACGAAGGCCAGACAAGGCGAACAGGGTAAGGAACGCCCGGGGGCCTCGCCCGACGGTACTGGAGTACATGAGCATTCCGAGCCCCGTCTCAACGCAGTATGGGCGAGTGCAGATGCATTTCAGACAGAGCCTAGGCTACCCCAGCGATGCACAAGCCACACCTGACAGAAATACCAGTGGAGCAGCGCAAGGTAGTTCGACAAGCGAGCGACACTGATGGCCCACCTGCGCTCAGCCTTCTGGAGTGTCATCACGCACACCCATGAGCCTGTGCAGCCACTATCCCTGGCTCTAGACTCGCAGCATCTCGAACCCAGGAATGCCGTCATGTCCGAGCAACTCCTCAGCAGCCGCAACCTCGCCTTCGAACTCTACGAAGTCCTCGACGCCGAGGGCCTGACCCAGCGCCCGCGTTTCGCCGAGCACAACCGCGAGACCTTCGACGCAGCGCTCGGTACGGCCCGCACGATTGCCGAGAAGTACTTCGCCCCGCACAACCGCAAGGGCGACGAGCACGAGCCGCGCTATGTCGACGGCCGCGCCGAGCTGATTCCCGAGGTCAAGCCTGCGGTAGAGGCCTTCCTCGAGGCGGGCTTCCTCAACGCCAACCGCGACTTCGACGTCGGCGGCATGCAGTTGCCAAGCCTGGTTTCGCAAGCCTGCTTCGCCCACTTTCAGGCCGCCAACGCTGGCACCACGGCCTACCCCTTCCTGACCATGGGCGCAGCCAACCTGATCGAGAGTTTTGGCAGCGACGAGCAGAAGCGCCTTTTCCTGCAGCCGATGATCGAAGGTCGCTACTTCGGCACCATGGCCCTGACCGAGCCCCACGCCGGCTCGTCGCTGGCCGATATCCGCACCCGTGCAGAAGCCGCAGGCGATGGCAGCTATCGGCTCAAGGGCAACAAGATCTTCATCTCCGGCGGCGACCACGAGCTGTCGCAGAACATCGTGCACATGGTCCTGGCCAAGCTGCCGGATGCACCGCCCGGGGTGAAAGGCATTTCGCTGTTCATCGTGCCCAAGTACCTGGTCAACGACGACGGCAGCCTCGGCGCCCGCAACGACGTGCTGCTGGCCGGGCTGTTCCACAAGATGGGCTGGCGTGGCACGACCTCCACGGCGTTGAACTTCGGTGACAACGGCCAGTGCGTCGGCTATCTGGTCGGCAAGCCGCACCAGGGCCTGGCGTGCATGTTCCAGATGATGAACGAGGCGCGCATCGGCGTCGGCATGGGCGCGGTGATGCTCGGCTACGCCGGCTACCTGTACTCGCTGGACTACGCCCGCCAACGCCCGCAAGGCCGCCAGGTGGACAACAAGGATCCCGGCAGCCCAGCAGTGCCGATCATCGAACACGCCGATGTAAGACGCATGCTGCTGGCGCAGAAGGCCTATGTGGAAGGTGCCTTCGACCTGGGCCTGTATGCCGCCCGGTTGTTCGACGACACCCACAGCGCACCCGACGAGGCGGCACGCGCCCAGGCCCAGGAACTGCTCGACCTGCTCACCCCGATCGTCAAGTCCTGGCCTTCGACGTTCTGCCTCAAGGCCAACGAACTGGCGATCCAGATTCTTGGTGGCCACGGCTACACCCGCGAATACCCGGTAGAGCAGTACTACCGCGACAACCGCTTGAACCCGATCCACGAAGGCACCGAAGGCATCCAGTCGCTCGACCTGCTCGGGCGCAAGCTGGCGCAGAACGGCGGCGCCGGGCTCAAGCAGCTGATTCGCCTGATCGCCAGCACTGCCGAGCGCGCCAGCCATCACCCCAACCTGGACGCACTGCGCCAGCCGCTGGAGCAACTGGTCAACCGCCTGCAAGCCGTGACCCTGGCACTGCTCGGCGACCTGGCCCAGGGCAAGGTCGCCGGCGCGCTGGCAAACTCGGCGCTGTACCTCAAGGTGTTCGGCCACTGCGTGATCGGCTGGCGCTGGCTGGAGCAGGCCATCCATGCCGAACTCGGGCTGATGAAGGGAGTCGATGTCGATCGCGATTTTTACTGTGGCAAGTTGCAGGCCGCACGTTATTTCCTGACTTGGGAAGTGCCAGGCTGCCATACTGAGCTCGCACTGCTCGAGGCACGCGACGACACCTGCCTGGGCATGCAAGAGGGGTGGTTCTAGGGGGAGCCACCGCGAACCGGAGGTTCCCGCATGTTCGATTCCAGCGCCCTGCTGCGCCAGCGCTTCGCAGCGCTGCGCAGCACGGCCGAACTGTTCTCGCTTCGCCACGTGAAGCAATCGCATCAATCGCTGTCGGTGCGGCGCAACGTCGCCGAACCGCCATTCTTCAGCCAGGACGAAGGTGCCATGCTCACCGTGCGCCTGAACGGCGTCGAGGCCTACGCCGCCACCGCCGACCTGTCGCAGAGCGGCCTGCAACGCGCCCTGGAACACGCCGAGGCCCTGGCCCGGCAGATCACCGGCCACCACCTGCTCGACCTGCGCGACCAACCGGTGCCGAGCACGCGCCACGACCATATCTCGCCCAACTTCGACCAATCGCTGCCAAACCTTGCTGATTGCCTCGAGCTGCTCGCCACTGAATCGGCCAGTGTGCCCAAGGACGAACGTCTGGTGGACTGGCAGGCGAGCCTGGGCATCACCCTGGTCGAGCAGACTTACCTGAACTCGGCCGGCGCTGAGCTGCGCAACGCGCAGCGCTTCATCTTTCCGGGCCTTGGCGTCACCGCCAGCGATGGGCGCGACAGCCAGAGCCGCAGCCTGGGCCGGGAGAACTTTGGTCAGCAGGGTGGCTTCGAAGTCGTCCAGCGCTGCGGCCTGGTCGGCGCCGCCCGGCGTATCGCCGACGAAGCCCTGCAACTGCTGCTGGCGCCCAACACCCCGAGCGGTGCGCGCGACCTGCTGCTGATGCCCGACCAGATGATGCTGCAGATCCACGAGTCCATCGGCCATCCGCTGGAGATGGACCGTATTCTTGGCGACGAGCGCAATTACGCGGGCACCAGCTTCGTCAAGCCCAGCGATTTCGGGCAGTTGCAATACGGCTCGCCCCTGCTGAACGTGACCTTCGACCCTACCATCGACGAGGAGCTGGCCAGCTACAGCTTCGACGACGACGGCACCGCGGCCAGCAAGCAGTTCCTGATCCGCGAGGGCAAGCTACTGCGCCCGCTGGGCGGCGCCCTGTCGCAGTTGCGCTCAGGGCTCGACGGCGTGGCCAACAGCCGCGCCTGTGGCTGGAACCGCGCCCCGATCGACCGCATGGCCAACCTCAACATCGAGCCGGGCGACCAGTCGCTCGAACAACTCATCGGTGGGATCGAGCACGGCATCCTGATGCGCACCAATCGCTCCTGGTCCATCGACGATGCGCGCAACAAGTTCCAGTTCGGCTGCGAATGGGGCCAACTGATCGAACACGGCGAGCTCAAGGGTGTCGTCAAGAACCCCAATTATCGCGGCATCTCCGCGCAGTTCTGGCGCAACCTGTCGGCAGTGGGCGATAGCAGCACCTTCCAGGTGCTTGGCACACCCAACTGCGGCAAGGGCGAGCCCAACCAGGTCATCCGGGTCGGCCATGCCTCGCCGGCCTGCGTGTTCCGCCAGATCGACGTATTCGGAGGAGACGCCTGATGAGCACCCCCTATCAAGAACGCTTCGAGGCATTGGTCAGTGCGCTGCGCGAGGCGCTGCACCCCGGCGAGCAGTTCACCCTCGGCTACAGCGCCGAGCAGTCGCGCTTCGTGCGTTTCAACCATGCCAAGGTGCGTCAGGCCGGCGAAGTGGCCCAGGCCAGCGCACTGTTGCGTCTGGTGCGTGACGGGCGTCAGGCCGAACAGCAGTTCACTCTCGGTGACGATGCGCAACTGGATCGCCAGCGCCTGCAAGATGCCCTGGCGCAACTGCGCCAGACCTTGCCACTGCTGCCGCTCGACCCCTACCTGAAAATCGACGAAAGCGCTTGGCACAGCCACAGCGTGCAAGAACCGGCGCTGCCCGACTTCACTGAAGTACTGGCACTGGTCGAGCAGCAGGCAGGCAACCTCGATCTGGTCGGCATCTACGCCGCCGGCCCGATCTGCCGGGGTTTCGCCAGCTCGTTCGGGGCCTTCGGCTGGCACCAGGCCAACAGCTTCAATTTCGACTGGAGCCTGTTCCACAGCAACGGCCAGGCGGTGAAGGCCAACTATGCGGGCCAGGTCTGGAGCGGCGAGGCCTTCAGTGCACGCCTGCAACTGGCCCGCGAACAGCTTGAGTACCTGGGGCGCCCGACGATCACCCTCAAGCCTGGCCGCTACCGCGCCTACCTGGCGCCAGCGGCCATGGACGAGATCGCGGGCATGCTCGGCTGGGGAGGCTTCTCGGCCCAGGCCCTGGCCACCGGCAACAGCCCACTGCAACGTCTGTACACCGGTGATGCCCAGCTCGATCCACGGGTTGGCTTCTCGGAGCAGGTCAGCGGTTCGCTGAGCCCGTCGTTCTCCAGCGAGGGCTCGCCCCGCGAGGACGTAGCGCTGATCGTCGAAGGCCGGGGCAGCGCGCGCCTGGTCAGCCCTCGCAGCGCGGCAGAGTTCGCCCTGCAGGGCAACGGCGCCGACAGCTATGAGGCACCGTGCGCCCTGAGCCTGGCACCTGGGGAGCTGGCGTCGGCGGATATCCTGGCGCGCCTGGGCACCGGGCTGTACATCAGCAACCTCTGGTACCTGAACTATTCAGACCTGCCGGCAGCGCGCATGACCGGCCTGA
The Pseudomonas putida genome window above contains:
- a CDS encoding TldD/PmbA family protein; the encoded protein is MFDSSALLRQRFAALRSTAELFSLRHVKQSHQSLSVRRNVAEPPFFSQDEGAMLTVRLNGVEAYAATADLSQSGLQRALEHAEALARQITGHHLLDLRDQPVPSTRHDHISPNFDQSLPNLADCLELLATESASVPKDERLVDWQASLGITLVEQTYLNSAGAELRNAQRFIFPGLGVTASDGRDSQSRSLGRENFGQQGGFEVVQRCGLVGAARRIADEALQLLLAPNTPSGARDLLLMPDQMMLQIHESIGHPLEMDRILGDERNYAGTSFVKPSDFGQLQYGSPLLNVTFDPTIDEELASYSFDDDGTAASKQFLIREGKLLRPLGGALSQLRSGLDGVANSRACGWNRAPIDRMANLNIEPGDQSLEQLIGGIEHGILMRTNRSWSIDDARNKFQFGCEWGQLIEHGELKGVVKNPNYRGISAQFWRNLSAVGDSSTFQVLGTPNCGKGEPNQVIRVGHASPACVFRQIDVFGGDA
- a CDS encoding TldD/PmbA family protein, with the protein product MSTPYQERFEALVSALREALHPGEQFTLGYSAEQSRFVRFNHAKVRQAGEVAQASALLRLVRDGRQAEQQFTLGDDAQLDRQRLQDALAQLRQTLPLLPLDPYLKIDESAWHSHSVQEPALPDFTEVLALVEQQAGNLDLVGIYAAGPICRGFASSFGAFGWHQANSFNFDWSLFHSNGQAVKANYAGQVWSGEAFSARLQLAREQLEYLGRPTITLKPGRYRAYLAPAAMDEIAGMLGWGGFSAQALATGNSPLQRLYTGDAQLDPRVGFSEQVSGSLSPSFSSEGSPREDVALIVEGRGSARLVSPRSAAEFALQGNGADSYEAPCALSLAPGELASADILARLGTGLYISNLWYLNYSDLPAARMTGLTRFATFWVEDGQIQGPVSTMRFDDSLYNLLGPQLEDLTRERELILSTSTYGQRQTGSSHLPGALVRGLTLTL
- a CDS encoding RHS repeat-associated core domain-containing protein gives rise to the protein MTSNAPLVHCQTPSVSVFARKLKVREITCHRDGLALGQTTLLITRHRHDPSGFLDRSSDPRMAGRGLVNFALANDFAGKVLRVQSVDAGIEVALADIDSRPLVRITAIATGAEGRDDYSQAVVRRSVYEAHGLAGRLSSISDTVGGGVPRMTQRFVYGDSSALERGRNLAGRCIRLYDTAGLALHDAIAMTGTTLSVTRRLLGQGDEVQTVVDWQGESVDEWDRALEPIAQARTTCSVVDATGTVSSIVDAAGHLRRVTYDIAGRLQASWLRRKGAQECEIVRSTSYLAGGHKTRELHGNGVLSTYFFEPRTQRQARLRIERPASHALGARLLQDLRYTFDPVGNVVSERDEADNRRFWRNQVAEPQTTYHYDSLYQLVSACGREQVNASSRSGEYNTPSPSPHDETLFTCYTRNFIYDTAGNLTRMVHRVPASNHCRVVEIAVSDRSNRAVLGMMAKTPAEVEALFTAKGQQISLLPGNPLCWTPQGELHQVISQQREEGQDDHEHYRYDNASMRVLKVNTQWSAASQHTLRVTYLPGLELRCTTRDASLEEELQVISVGEPGHAQVRMLHWCSEVPDGLENDQLRYSYDTPLGNGILEVDGAGRLISHEAYYPFGGTALWAARSELEGSYKTLRYSGKERDATGLYYYGYRYYQPWVGRWLSADPAGAVDGLNLYCMVRNNPVTRRDANGLHSFESEFGADFAALDKLIEFPEIFKNLKPGVVLKGNVSHDTQHRKKLTVYWMRESEAYQPTELERVIGPSGNSEQEALGPAAQLAEDLGVTEQFAKDFMRSTYTLIENGEETPLFVHNVEKYFSPQQLEVISMLAHQALAAEITSLLYSIEPAGGAFTEEGQVRGIWSAAPGAASEYQIHRGTRGEPDEVSISSRQVFSLKDVATGDFIAKVDAITQQTVLLATSTESGAVNYNLQKHVPSLQKITLLHVLPEQPVTKKSPVLSRFKFWKSKKKQ
- a CDS encoding acyl-CoA dehydrogenase — protein: MSEQLLSSRNLAFELYEVLDAEGLTQRPRFAEHNRETFDAALGTARTIAEKYFAPHNRKGDEHEPRYVDGRAELIPEVKPAVEAFLEAGFLNANRDFDVGGMQLPSLVSQACFAHFQAANAGTTAYPFLTMGAANLIESFGSDEQKRLFLQPMIEGRYFGTMALTEPHAGSSLADIRTRAEAAGDGSYRLKGNKIFISGGDHELSQNIVHMVLAKLPDAPPGVKGISLFIVPKYLVNDDGSLGARNDVLLAGLFHKMGWRGTTSTALNFGDNGQCVGYLVGKPHQGLACMFQMMNEARIGVGMGAVMLGYAGYLYSLDYARQRPQGRQVDNKDPGSPAVPIIEHADVRRMLLAQKAYVEGAFDLGLYAARLFDDTHSAPDEAARAQAQELLDLLTPIVKSWPSTFCLKANELAIQILGGHGYTREYPVEQYYRDNRLNPIHEGTEGIQSLDLLGRKLAQNGGAGLKQLIRLIASTAERASHHPNLDALRQPLEQLVNRLQAVTLALLGDLAQGKVAGALANSALYLKVFGHCVIGWRWLEQAIHAELGLMKGVDVDRDFYCGKLQAARYFLTWEVPGCHTELALLEARDDTCLGMQEGWF
- the putA gene encoding trifunctional transcriptional regulator/proline dehydrogenase/L-glutamate gamma-semialdehyde dehydrogenase gives rise to the protein MATTTLGVKLDDPTRERLKAAAQSIDRTPHWLIKQAIFNYLEKLEGGATLNEINGHAAQLGDDAGELPADHAHQCFLEFAESILPQSVLRAAITAAYRRPEQEVVPMLLEQARLPAPLAEATNKMAAGLADKLRNQKSASGRAGIVQGLLQEFSLSSQEGVALMCLAEALLRIPDKGTRDALIRDKISTGNWQPHLGNSPSLFVNAATWGLLLTGKLVSTHNESGLTSSLTRIIGKSGEPMIRKGVDMAMRLMGEQFVTGETIAEALANASRFESKGFRYSYDMLGEAALTEHDAQKYLASYEQAIHSIGKASHGRGIYEGPGISIKLSALHPRYSRAQYERVMEELYPRLLSLTQLAKHYDIGLNIDAEEADRLELSLDLLERLCFEPSLAGWNGIGFVIQAYQKRCPYVIDSVIDLAKRSRHRLMIRLVKGAYWDSEIKRAQVEGLEGYPVYTRKVYTDVSYIACARKLLSVPEAIYPQFATHNAHTLSAIYHIAGQNYYPGQYEFQCLHGMGEPLYEQVVGKIADGKLNRPCRVYAPVGTHETLLAYLVRRLLENGANTSFVNRIADHSISIQELVADPVASIERMATQEGSIGLPHPRIPLPRDLYGSERANSAGIDMANEHRLASLSCAMLATAHNDWKAAPLLACATSQEAAAPVLNPADHRDVVGHVQEASVTDVDNAIQCALNAAPIWQATPPAERAAILERTADLMEAEIQPLMGLLIREAGKTFANAIAEVREAVDFLRYYAVQARNDFSNDACRPLGPVVCISPWNFPLAIFTGQVAAALAAGNPVLAKPAEQTPLVAAQAVRLLLEAGIPEGVLQLLPGRGETVGAGLVGDERVKGVMFTGSTEVARLLQRNVAGRLDAQGRPIPLIAETGGQNAMIVDSSALTEQVVIDVVSSAFDSAGQRCSALRVLCLQEDSADRVIEMLKGAMAQNRMGNPERLSVDIGPVIDAEAKAGIEKHIQAMREKGRSVYQVAIAESEECKRGTFVMPTLIELESFDELKREIFGPVLHVVRYNRKHLDQLIAQINASGYGLTLGVHTRIDETIAKVVDNVNAGNMYVNRNIVGAVVGVQPFGGEGLSGTGPKAGGPLYLYRLLSTRPADAIARHFQRADGETKADTTLRDQLLKPLQVLKAWASSNQPELVELCEQFAEQSQSGITRVLPGPTGERNTYTVLPREHVLCLADNEADLLAQFAAVLAVGSSAVWADGEPAKGLRGRLPKELQGKIKLVADWSKDEVAFDAVIHHGDSDQLRAVCQQVAKRAGAIVGVHGLSSGDQQIALERLVIERAVSVNTAAAGGNASLMTIG